GAGCAGACTTTTTATATGGTTTGTTCCAATCATTACCTAGTACATTCATCGCGAACAAAACGCGGCGGTGTACAGGCTTTAGGCCATCACGCACATCTGGAAGGGCACGACCAACGATGACGGACATCGCGTAGTCTAGGTATGAACCTCTAAGCTCATCTTCAATATTTACGGGCGTGATCTCTTTCGCTAGATCGCTCATAGAGCCATTTTCCCTCTATAGTCAGATCGTATTTTTGAATACGTATAAGACCGAAAAATATAACACAAATTTACCTACGGAGGCATCACTTTCCCTCTCCTTTTACCATCTTGTGACCCTTGTAGCCAATCAATTGATGAGAAATTGCACCTCCGCGTCATATCTCGCTGAAACATGGTCACTTTACACCCAATAAATTAGCAAAATTGTAGATCTTCTGGTCAAGGCGAAAAGGCAAGCTATAATGCCTGCAATTTCATGGATGCATTATTTAACTTGGAAATGCCCGATTATGACTAAATCACAGAATGTAGACCCAGCAGAAATCAAGAAATTCGAAGACATGGCATCACGCTGGTGGGATCTAGAAGGCGAGTTTAAGCCATTACATCAGATCAACCCACTTCGCCTAAATTATGTACTAGAGAAAACCGAAGGCCTGTTTGGCAAGAAAGTACTCGATGTTGGCTGCGGCGGTGGCATTTTGGCTGAAAGCATGGCCGTTGAAGGCGCAGTAGTGACAGGTCTAGACATGGGTAAAGAGCCGCTTGAAGTAGCTCGCTTGCATGCATTAGAAACCGGTACCAAGCTAGATTACATTCAGAGCACAATCGAAGACCACGCAGAAGAAAACCCACAAACTTACG
The Vibrio kanaloae genome window above contains:
- the ubiG gene encoding bifunctional 2-polyprenyl-6-hydroxyphenol methylase/3-demethylubiquinol 3-O-methyltransferase UbiG; the protein is MTKSQNVDPAEIKKFEDMASRWWDLEGEFKPLHQINPLRLNYVLEKTEGLFGKKVLDVGCGGGILAESMAVEGAVVTGLDMGKEPLEVARLHALETGTKLDYIQSTIEDHAEENPQTYDVVTCMEMLEHVPDPQSVINACSKLVKPGGHVFFSTLNRNFKSYLFAIVGAEKLLKIVPKGTHEHEKFIRPAELIKMIDNTPLQELGITGLHYNPLTDTYRLGINVDVNYIVHTQNFA